The following proteins are co-located in the Rippkaea orientalis PCC 8801 genome:
- a CDS encoding type II toxin-antitoxin system HicA family toxin — MRFQSSHHIYAKPGNIHKNFVPIHGNKDLKIGLLRHLKKI, encoded by the coding sequence GTGAGATTCCAAAGCAGCCATCATATCTATGCAAAACCTGGAAATATTCACAAAAATTTTGTACCTATTCATGGTAATAAAGATCTAAAAATTGGCTTGTTAAGACATTTGAAGAAGATTTAA
- a CDS encoding type II toxin-antitoxin system HicB family antitoxin — MGVKVVIHEAEEGGFWAEVPAFPGCATQGETFEELLQNLYDAIEGYLSVDLDDIETDEKNRILEIAV; from the coding sequence ATGGGAGTAAAAGTTGTTATCCATGAAGCAGAAGAAGGTGGTTTTTGGGCAGAAGTTCCTGCCTTTCCTGGTTGTGCCACTCAAGGAGAAACATTTGAAGAGTTATTACAAAATTTATACGATGCAATAGAAGGTTATTTATCAGTGGATCTTGACGACATTGAAACAGATGAAAAAAACCGCATTCTGGAAATCGCTGTATAA